Proteins encoded by one window of Myxococcus guangdongensis:
- a CDS encoding response regulator yields the protein MARLDTDDGSRRVLVVDDDADWREFLRLSLEELGYDTMEAADGQEALDSLRRGERFEVMLLDLNMPGMSGLEVVERLERLPRGPHPRVVFLTSAAAQDVGMALLAGPHYYLPKGASRDQLSLLLQSLGE from the coding sequence TTGGCGCGACTGGACACCGATGATGGCTCGAGAAGAGTGCTGGTGGTCGACGACGACGCGGACTGGCGGGAGTTCCTGCGGCTCAGCCTGGAGGAGCTGGGGTATGACACGATGGAGGCGGCCGACGGCCAGGAGGCCCTGGACAGCCTCCGGCGCGGAGAGCGCTTCGAGGTCATGCTGCTGGACCTGAACATGCCGGGCATGAGCGGCCTGGAGGTCGTCGAGCGCCTGGAGCGGCTGCCCCGGGGGCCCCACCCCCGGGTGGTGTTCCTGACCTCGGCGGCCGCCCAGGATGTGGGCATGGCCCTGCTGGCCGGGCCCCACTACTACCTGCCCAAGGGCGCCAGTCGGGATCAACTGTCTCTCCTCTTGCAGTCACTTGGTGAGTGA
- a CDS encoding hemolysin family protein has protein sequence MLVLANGVFAGAELAIISIRRTRLKELMEQGSGSARAVEALRANPERFLATVQIGITVIGATAAAFGGASIANRLAPVLMELGLPEATADEVALAAVVVFVSFLSLVLGELVPKSLALRASERYGMLIGRPLLGLSWVMRPVVWFLTASSNVVLRLFGDRTNFTESRLSAEELQALVEEAAKQGSLDPKAGEIAARAFEMGDLTVGELMVTREQIVALRRHANADEIRQMLLERGHSRMPVFEGSLDNIVGYVIAKDLLAVAWEGNLIVLEDVLRPAFFLVETMRAMDALKELQRRRMQLAIIVDERGGVVGLVTVEDLVEEMVGDILSESETPEELVRRESPVAAVVQGSAAIRDVNRELGLELAEDGDYSTVAGLSIALAGGAIPEPGTKLKTKDGLELEVVEASPRRVRTVRIFLPPPQPEEGDSA, from the coding sequence TTGCTCGTCCTGGCCAATGGCGTGTTCGCCGGGGCCGAGCTCGCCATCATTTCCATCCGAAGGACGCGGCTGAAGGAGCTGATGGAGCAGGGCAGTGGCTCCGCCAGGGCGGTGGAGGCCCTGCGGGCCAACCCCGAGCGGTTCCTCGCGACGGTGCAGATTGGCATCACCGTCATCGGCGCGACGGCGGCGGCCTTCGGTGGCGCGAGCATCGCCAACCGGCTGGCCCCGGTGCTGATGGAGCTGGGTCTGCCGGAGGCGACGGCGGACGAGGTGGCCCTGGCCGCGGTGGTCGTCTTCGTGTCGTTCCTGTCGCTGGTGCTCGGGGAGCTGGTGCCCAAGTCGTTGGCCCTGCGGGCCTCGGAGCGCTACGGGATGCTCATCGGCCGGCCCCTGCTGGGCCTGTCCTGGGTGATGCGGCCGGTGGTGTGGTTCCTCACGGCCAGCTCCAACGTGGTGCTGCGGCTGTTCGGGGACAGGACGAACTTCACCGAGAGCCGGCTGTCCGCGGAGGAGCTCCAGGCGCTGGTGGAGGAGGCCGCGAAGCAGGGCTCGTTGGACCCGAAGGCGGGTGAAATCGCCGCGCGCGCGTTCGAGATGGGCGACTTGACGGTGGGCGAGCTGATGGTGACGCGCGAGCAGATCGTCGCGCTGCGTCGCCACGCGAACGCGGATGAGATTCGCCAGATGCTGCTGGAGCGCGGGCACTCGCGGATGCCGGTGTTCGAGGGTTCACTGGACAACATCGTCGGCTACGTCATCGCCAAGGACCTGCTGGCCGTGGCGTGGGAGGGGAACCTCATCGTGCTGGAGGACGTGCTCCGGCCGGCCTTCTTCCTGGTGGAGACGATGCGGGCCATGGACGCGCTGAAGGAGCTGCAGCGCCGTCGCATGCAGCTGGCCATCATCGTGGACGAGCGCGGCGGCGTGGTGGGCCTGGTGACGGTGGAGGACCTGGTCGAGGAGATGGTGGGCGACATCCTCAGCGAGTCGGAGACACCCGAGGAGCTGGTGCGACGCGAGAGCCCCGTGGCGGCGGTGGTGCAGGGCAGCGCGGCCATCCGCGACGTCAACCGCGAGCTGGGGTTGGAGCTGGCCGAGGACGGCGATTACTCCACGGTGGCGGGGTTGAGCATCGCGCTCGCGGGCGGCGCCATCCCCGAGCCCGGCACGAAGCTGAAGACCAAGGACGGCCTGGAGCTGGAGGTGGTGGAGGCATCGCCCCGGCGCGTGCGCACGGTGCGCATCTTCCTGCCGCCGCCCCAGCCCGAGGAGGGCGACAGCGCCTGA
- a CDS encoding autoinducer binding domain-containing protein: protein MGVSVDSGPPRGPPARRVEDAQALFEHVDALARALGFDFCGYLLRMPWPVSHPAVATFDSYPPGWMAHYHAHDYLRVDPVVRLGASTTELLVWSDALFAQAPQLLEDARAFGLASAVSQSCWAAHGVFGLLTFARASPEPLSKATLEALRQPMLVTAHQLHARMMGLLVPRLAPEVDTALTPREREVLLWTGEGKTSADISTILDISERTVNFHIGNALLKLNATNKVQAVVKALTLGLMDAG, encoded by the coding sequence GTGGGTGTGTCCGTCGACTCGGGACCTCCACGTGGACCGCCGGCGCGGCGCGTGGAGGATGCGCAGGCCTTGTTCGAGCACGTGGATGCCCTGGCGCGGGCGCTGGGCTTCGACTTCTGCGGCTACCTGTTGCGCATGCCCTGGCCCGTCTCCCATCCCGCGGTGGCCACCTTCGACTCCTATCCCCCTGGATGGATGGCGCACTACCACGCGCACGATTACCTCCGCGTCGACCCGGTGGTGCGCCTGGGTGCGAGCACCACCGAGCTCCTGGTCTGGTCCGACGCGCTCTTCGCCCAGGCCCCCCAACTCCTCGAGGACGCGCGCGCCTTCGGGCTGGCCTCCGCGGTGAGCCAGTCGTGCTGGGCCGCGCACGGCGTCTTCGGTCTGCTCACCTTCGCCCGCGCCTCACCCGAGCCGCTCTCCAAGGCCACGCTGGAGGCGCTGCGTCAGCCGATGCTGGTGACGGCCCACCAGCTCCACGCTCGGATGATGGGCCTGCTGGTGCCCCGGCTCGCGCCCGAGGTGGACACCGCGCTGACCCCGCGCGAGCGCGAGGTGCTGCTCTGGACGGGGGAGGGCAAGACGTCCGCGGACATCAGCACCATCCTCGACATCTCAGAGCGCACCGTGAACTTCCACATCGGCAACGCGCTGCTCAAGCTCAACGCCACCAACAAGGTCCAGGCGGTGGTGAAGGCGCTCACCCTGGGGTTGATGGACGCGGGGTGA
- a CDS encoding metallophosphoesterase family protein, protein MPTLLSMPPRTLAHLSDLHLDLSPASDAQARALVTALQANRADHVVVTGDLTHQGSHEEYRRFLDIFSPLLDTGRLTLIPGNHDRPGEDVGGGWMDGLKVRTVERPGLYLVCVDSTGEHNRNYFASHGELSLETVEQVEAALTRAPKDALVAVLVHHHVLPLPEESFPERLATRMGWPHASELSLGAELVARLQGRCDLVLHGHRHHPNETVVDTAHGRPLRVFNAGSSTDLGRFRLLQHSEGRLLGEPVWCQSTQPERPRTASHNVRPALQYLVTQLGMALF, encoded by the coding sequence ATGCCTACGTTGCTGTCCATGCCCCCAAGGACGTTGGCGCACCTTTCGGATCTGCACCTGGACCTGAGCCCGGCCAGTGACGCCCAGGCCCGCGCGCTGGTCACCGCGCTCCAGGCGAACCGCGCGGACCACGTGGTGGTGACCGGTGACTTGACGCACCAGGGCTCGCATGAGGAGTACCGTCGCTTCCTCGACATCTTCTCGCCGCTGTTGGACACCGGACGGCTCACGCTCATCCCCGGCAATCATGACCGCCCCGGCGAGGACGTGGGCGGCGGCTGGATGGACGGCCTGAAGGTGCGCACCGTGGAGCGCCCCGGGCTGTATCTGGTGTGCGTGGACTCCACCGGCGAGCACAACCGCAACTACTTCGCGAGCCACGGCGAGCTGTCGCTCGAGACGGTGGAGCAGGTGGAAGCGGCCCTGACGCGGGCGCCCAAGGACGCGCTGGTGGCGGTGCTCGTGCACCACCACGTGTTGCCCCTGCCCGAGGAGAGCTTCCCGGAGCGGCTCGCCACGCGCATGGGCTGGCCCCACGCCTCCGAGCTGTCGCTGGGCGCGGAGCTGGTGGCGCGGCTGCAGGGCCGGTGCGACCTGGTGCTCCACGGCCACCGTCACCACCCCAACGAGACGGTGGTGGACACGGCCCACGGCCGCCCCTTGCGCGTCTTCAACGCGGGCAGCTCCACGGATTTGGGGCGCTTCCGACTGCTCCAGCACTCGGAGGGCCGCCTGCTGGGCGAGCCGGTGTGGTGCCAGTCCACCCAGCCGGAGCGTCCGCGCACGGCCAGCCACAACGTGCGCCCCGCACTGCAGTACCTCGTCACCCAGCTGGGGATGGCGCTCTTCTGA
- the phoU gene encoding phosphate signaling complex protein PhoU, whose amino-acid sequence MPLTHTDKAFEQDLRDLREKLLAMGAKVEGLIAQSMRALTDRDSALAEKVVAADKDVNRLEVEIDELCRRILALRQPAASDLRLITTALKIVTDLERIGDLAVNIAERSMDLNQVPPLAPYVDTPRLAELAQQQVKRSLDAFVSNDVAKAEEVLQGDDLLDALFLKIFNELLAYMMEDSRNIRRATALMFIAKHLERIGDHALNVAEMVVYMVRGKDIRHPRSRNLGD is encoded by the coding sequence ATGCCGTTGACCCACACGGACAAGGCGTTCGAGCAGGACCTGAGGGACTTGCGCGAGAAGCTCCTCGCGATGGGGGCCAAGGTGGAAGGCCTCATCGCCCAGAGCATGCGCGCCCTCACGGACCGCGACAGCGCCCTGGCGGAGAAGGTCGTCGCGGCCGACAAGGACGTCAACCGGCTGGAGGTGGAGATCGACGAGCTGTGCCGGCGCATCCTCGCGCTGCGCCAGCCGGCCGCCAGTGACTTGCGCCTCATCACCACGGCCTTGAAGATCGTCACGGACCTGGAGCGCATCGGCGACCTCGCCGTCAACATCGCCGAGCGCTCCATGGACTTGAACCAGGTGCCGCCGCTGGCGCCCTACGTGGACACGCCCCGGCTGGCGGAGCTGGCCCAGCAGCAGGTGAAGCGCTCGTTGGATGCCTTCGTGTCCAACGACGTGGCGAAGGCGGAGGAGGTGCTCCAGGGGGATGACCTGCTGGATGCGCTGTTCCTCAAGATCTTCAACGAGCTGCTGGCGTACATGATGGAGGACTCTCGCAACATCCGGCGGGCCACCGCGCTGATGTTCATCGCCAAGCACCTGGAGCGCATCGGCGACCACGCGCTGAACGTGGCGGAGATGGTCGTCTACATGGTGCGGGGCAAGGACATCCGCCATCCGCGCAGCCGCAACCTGGGCGACTAG
- a CDS encoding ceramide glucosyltransferase: MSLASALLLFASCFGLTALAIQYVLVLRHRREAPRALPAGACWPAISILKPLCGADDDLETNLKHFAHLDYPGAYEVVLGVKDTRDAAYPVACEAVRRWPGVMRLELQEGAPGLNPKVNQLITLADRARYDLFVISDSNTRVAPGYLEEIAAGFADPTVGCVTHPVSGIGEKSLGSLLDNLYLTSSAAAGMIGAKRFADQDIVVGKSMALRRSDVDALGGFYSVRDVLAEDFVIGQWVTRKLGRRVVVARAPVYNVSLGKSVRAFFQRYLRWSVIHRTAVTPPTYVAQSLLNPAPLAVAGALVSPCLESVTLAMLVVLGKVLVDLCAFRALRPQPVSWRVAPAVLLKDALLFIAWWHGVFFRTVDWRGTRLRVGPGTRLLPPRASVSTANAALTPRDEWVAG, from the coding sequence ATGTCGCTCGCCTCCGCCCTCCTGCTGTTCGCCTCCTGCTTCGGCCTCACCGCGCTCGCCATCCAGTACGTGCTGGTGCTCCGCCACCGCCGGGAGGCGCCTCGGGCCCTCCCCGCCGGCGCCTGCTGGCCGGCCATCTCCATCCTCAAGCCCCTGTGCGGCGCGGATGACGACCTGGAGACCAACCTCAAGCACTTCGCCCACCTGGACTACCCCGGCGCCTATGAAGTCGTGCTGGGCGTCAAGGACACGCGCGACGCGGCCTACCCCGTGGCGTGCGAGGCGGTGCGCCGCTGGCCCGGCGTCATGCGCCTGGAGCTGCAGGAGGGCGCCCCCGGCCTCAATCCGAAGGTGAACCAGCTCATCACCCTGGCGGACCGGGCCCGGTATGACCTCTTCGTCATCAGCGACAGCAACACGCGCGTGGCGCCCGGCTACCTGGAGGAGATCGCCGCGGGCTTCGCGGACCCCACGGTGGGCTGCGTGACGCACCCCGTCTCGGGCATCGGCGAGAAGAGCCTGGGTTCGCTCCTGGACAACCTCTACCTGACGTCCAGCGCGGCGGCGGGGATGATTGGCGCCAAGCGCTTCGCGGACCAGGACATCGTGGTGGGCAAGTCCATGGCGCTGCGGCGCTCGGACGTGGACGCGCTGGGCGGCTTCTACTCGGTGCGCGACGTGCTCGCGGAGGACTTCGTCATCGGCCAGTGGGTGACGCGCAAGTTGGGGCGCCGCGTCGTGGTGGCGCGCGCGCCCGTCTACAACGTGTCCCTGGGCAAGAGCGTGCGCGCCTTCTTCCAGCGCTACCTGCGCTGGAGCGTCATCCACCGGACGGCCGTGACGCCGCCCACGTATGTCGCGCAGTCGCTGCTCAACCCCGCGCCGCTGGCGGTGGCGGGCGCGCTGGTGAGCCCCTGCCTGGAGTCGGTGACGCTGGCCATGCTCGTCGTGCTCGGCAAGGTCCTGGTGGACCTCTGCGCGTTTCGCGCGCTGCGTCCGCAGCCGGTGTCATGGCGCGTCGCGCCGGCGGTGCTGCTCAAGGACGCGCTGCTCTTCATCGCGTGGTGGCACGGCGTGTTCTTCCGCACGGTGGACTGGCGCGGGACGCGGCTGCGCGTGGGCCCGGGCACGCGCCTGTTGCCGCCGCGCGCGAGCGTGTCCACGGCGAACGCGGCGCTGACCCCTCGGGACGAGTGGGTCGCCGGCTGA
- a CDS encoding N-acetylmannosamine-6-phosphate 2-epimerase, whose protein sequence is MRLLQQLQGGLVVACEALPGEPLHGSAFMVAMAVAAARGGAQGILANGPAELAAIRAKVPLPLIGVLLREYPDSTVSVTPTLAEVAEVVDAGAQLVGIDATERWRPEGQSLPDLVRTVRARYPDVPLMAEVATVREASLAQELGFDCVSSALYGFTQETAGRHLSDDDFEHLRKLRAAVVRCPLVAEGGISTPAQAARTLRLGSDLVVVGSAITRPQFITSTFARALRAR, encoded by the coding sequence ATGAGGCTGCTCCAGCAACTCCAGGGAGGCCTCGTGGTGGCCTGCGAGGCCCTGCCCGGGGAGCCACTCCACGGCAGCGCGTTCATGGTCGCAATGGCCGTCGCGGCGGCCAGGGGAGGCGCCCAGGGCATCCTCGCCAACGGGCCCGCGGAGCTCGCCGCGATTCGCGCGAAGGTCCCACTGCCGCTCATCGGCGTCCTCCTCCGCGAGTATCCCGACTCGACGGTGAGCGTCACGCCGACGCTCGCGGAGGTGGCCGAGGTCGTGGACGCCGGCGCCCAGCTGGTGGGCATCGACGCGACGGAGCGCTGGCGTCCGGAAGGACAGTCGCTCCCGGACCTGGTCAGGACGGTCCGCGCCCGCTACCCGGACGTCCCGTTGATGGCGGAGGTGGCCACCGTCCGCGAGGCCTCGCTCGCCCAGGAGCTGGGGTTCGACTGTGTCTCCAGCGCGCTGTATGGCTTCACCCAGGAGACCGCCGGGCGCCACCTCTCCGACGATGACTTCGAGCACCTGCGGAAACTTCGCGCCGCCGTGGTGCGGTGCCCGCTGGTGGCCGAGGGAGGTATCTCGACGCCAGCCCAGGCCGCCCGGACGCTGCGGCTCGGCTCGGACCTGGTCGTCGTGGGCAGCGCCATCACCCGCCCTCAATTCATCACCTCGACCTTCGCCAGGGCCCTCCGCGCGCGCTGA